One part of the Bacteroidia bacterium genome encodes these proteins:
- a CDS encoding GNAT family N-acetyltransferase — MEILARKAQERDFEYLLKMDKHVEESWVRRCLSLDEYIIGEFGGQARAFMRYSFFWGDIPYMDMIWVEEKFRKKGIGSVIIEFWTKEMKTLDKRILMTSAMSNEPPPLAWHKRNGFVECGQLCFGSLEPIPEIFLLKELN, encoded by the coding sequence ATGGAAATATTGGCCAGAAAAGCTCAGGAAAGGGATTTTGAATACCTCTTGAAAATGGATAAACATGTGGAGGAAAGTTGGGTAAGGAGGTGCCTTTCATTGGATGAATATATCATAGGAGAGTTTGGCGGTCAGGCTCGAGCCTTCATGAGATACAGCTTCTTCTGGGGAGATATCCCCTATATGGATATGATTTGGGTGGAGGAAAAGTTTCGGAAGAAAGGAATCGGTTCTGTTATTATAGAGTTTTGGACGAAAGAGATGAAGACGCTCGATAAACGAATCCTCATGACCTCAGCCATGAGCAATGAACCTCCGCCATTGGCCTGGCATAAGCGAAATGGATTTGTCGAATGTGGCCAACTTTGCTTTGGAAGTTTAGAGCCAATTCCTGAAATATTTTTGCTAAAAGAATTGAACTAA
- a CDS encoding TonB-dependent receptor, with the protein MNLKKLLIFSCLFLSLQFFLNAQNGIIRGTVTDGESGEALLGATVIVFQDGQQKGGAYTDLEGKFNLKLPAGDYTVQSRFISYVTDTSEVISLAAGETKVMNVLMLPETAANEDLAVDIVARKNQASNVTLFNKKRNAIQTMDGVTSELFQRTGANDAAAAVSQVTGVTVEGGKYVYVRGLGDRYSKTILNGAEIPGLDPNRNTVQMDLFPSNLIDNIIVYKTFTPDLPGSFTGGLVDVKTKDFPDKFTLNVSASSGYNPNANLNDNFIGDIEGSRDWLGMDDGSRDRPFIANENGNLTTIPNFDTDNEIKQNIDEISKSFDKNWAPVVNPSGLNQSYRISVGNQYLFGEKNRAFGFIASLSYNNSYRYIENQIENRWRNTSNAQIGNIANSLNSEINLAGPAAEHEVLWGGLIKLSYKPSENHKVSFNYLHNQSGNNKARTLTGGIPKDDPAITFETRVVGFLERAIDVMQLQGEHAFAEGKLKADWSASYAISSQNEPDLRFFSNSLIAEDGVTNYDVDISIYPEPNRFWRELEETNGDFKLNFELPFLIKENESKLKFGGAYTFKDRTFMENRYNIALGSDAEGYEGDIADYFRDSNLGIVDTVTRRGFTRYDLGLYYQDASEARNNYTGEQDITAAYVMGVLGLTDRLKVTVGARLESTFIETIAGNDSIGRIEENDLLPALSGVFALNDKMNLRAGYSRTLARPTFREFAPFASFDFVNDALLVGNPNLQRTLVDNADLRWEWYPTFSELVSVSLFYKNFSNPIERVLDLRSQNPQFEFRNVDNGLAYGLEVELRKNFSFLAEGLRKLELGANVALINSRIDIAQQELEGIRAIDPTREARRPMFGQSPYTVNAELAYIDPEVTGLKISLNYNIFGERIAVVGGTDPNIFEQPRGLMNFTLSKTFKRFTVTARARNILDPAYLLTQEYNPEGSNNNPFVFRSYRLGRTFTLGASFKL; encoded by the coding sequence ATGAATCTGAAAAAACTTTTAATCTTTAGTTGTCTGTTTTTGTCTTTGCAATTCTTTCTGAATGCTCAGAATGGAATTATCAGAGGAACAGTAACAGATGGCGAATCTGGTGAAGCATTGCTGGGGGCAACTGTGATTGTCTTTCAGGATGGCCAGCAAAAAGGAGGAGCTTATACCGATCTGGAAGGTAAGTTCAACCTCAAACTTCCCGCCGGGGATTATACTGTACAAAGCCGCTTCATTTCATACGTAACCGACACTTCCGAAGTCATTTCATTGGCTGCTGGAGAAACCAAGGTAATGAATGTCTTGATGTTGCCTGAAACTGCAGCCAATGAAGATTTGGCCGTAGATATCGTAGCCAGAAAAAATCAGGCAAGCAATGTTACCCTTTTCAACAAAAAACGTAACGCTATCCAAACCATGGATGGGGTTACTTCCGAACTCTTCCAAAGAACCGGAGCCAATGATGCGGCAGCGGCTGTATCTCAGGTTACGGGTGTTACGGTAGAAGGAGGAAAATATGTGTACGTAAGGGGATTGGGAGATCGCTACAGCAAAACCATTTTGAATGGTGCGGAAATCCCTGGATTGGATCCCAACAGGAATACGGTTCAGATGGACCTTTTCCCCTCCAACCTCATTGACAACATCATTGTCTACAAAACTTTCACTCCTGACCTTCCCGGTAGCTTTACGGGTGGATTGGTAGATGTAAAGACCAAAGATTTTCCGGATAAATTTACCCTCAACGTTTCAGCCTCTAGCGGCTACAACCCCAATGCAAACCTCAATGACAATTTCATTGGAGACATTGAAGGTAGCAGAGATTGGTTGGGTATGGATGACGGAAGCAGAGATCGCCCCTTTATCGCAAATGAAAATGGGAATCTCACAACCATTCCTAACTTTGATACAGACAATGAGATAAAGCAGAACATTGACGAAATTTCAAAATCCTTTGATAAAAACTGGGCGCCTGTAGTAAATCCATCCGGATTGAACCAGTCTTACAGAATTTCAGTAGGTAATCAGTACTTATTTGGAGAGAAAAACAGAGCCTTTGGATTTATTGCCAGCCTTTCTTACAACAATTCATACAGATACATAGAAAACCAAATTGAGAACCGTTGGAGAAATACCAGCAATGCTCAGATTGGTAATATCGCAAACTCGCTCAACTCGGAAATCAACCTTGCAGGGCCTGCTGCTGAACATGAAGTACTTTGGGGCGGTTTGATCAAGCTTTCTTATAAGCCTAGTGAGAACCACAAAGTTTCTTTCAACTATCTCCACAACCAAAGTGGAAACAACAAAGCAAGGACCCTCACAGGAGGTATTCCTAAAGACGATCCGGCCATCACCTTTGAAACGCGTGTAGTTGGTTTCCTTGAAAGAGCCATTGATGTGATGCAATTGCAAGGAGAGCATGCTTTTGCTGAAGGAAAGCTGAAAGCTGATTGGAGTGCTTCTTATGCGATCTCTTCTCAAAACGAACCTGATTTGAGATTCTTCTCAAACAGCCTTATAGCAGAAGATGGAGTTACAAATTATGATGTGGATATCTCTATCTATCCTGAGCCCAACCGTTTCTGGAGAGAGCTGGAGGAAACCAATGGAGATTTCAAATTGAATTTTGAGCTTCCCTTCCTGATCAAGGAAAATGAGAGTAAGCTGAAATTTGGAGGAGCTTATACCTTCAAGGACAGAACTTTCATGGAGAATCGCTACAACATTGCCCTGGGTTCTGATGCCGAAGGATATGAAGGAGATATTGCGGATTATTTCAGAGATAGCAACTTGGGAATTGTTGACACAGTGACTCGTAGAGGCTTTACCCGCTACGATCTGGGACTCTATTATCAGGATGCATCTGAAGCCAGAAACAACTATACCGGTGAGCAGGACATTACTGCTGCCTATGTTATGGGAGTTTTAGGTTTGACTGACAGATTGAAAGTTACCGTAGGTGCGCGTTTAGAATCTACCTTCATTGAAACCATTGCCGGAAACGACTCAATCGGTAGAATTGAAGAGAATGACCTGCTTCCTGCTTTGAGTGGAGTTTTTGCTCTGAATGATAAAATGAACCTGAGAGCGGGATATAGCAGAACTCTGGCGAGACCTACCTTCCGTGAGTTTGCGCCTTTCGCATCCTTTGACTTTGTAAATGACGCCCTGCTCGTAGGTAATCCAAACCTGCAAAGAACCCTGGTAGATAATGCTGACTTGCGCTGGGAATGGTATCCTACCTTCAGCGAATTGGTTTCTGTGAGTTTGTTCTACAAAAACTTTAGCAATCCTATAGAAAGGGTATTGGACCTTAGATCTCAGAACCCTCAGTTTGAATTCAGAAATGTAGATAATGGGCTTGCCTATGGATTGGAAGTCGAATTGAGGAAAAATTTCTCTTTCCTGGCTGAAGGTTTAAGAAAACTAGAGTTGGGTGCCAATGTTGCCTTGATCAATTCAAGAATTGACATTGCTCAGCAGGAGCTGGAAGGCATTCGTGCGATTGATCCGACAAGAGAGGCAAGACGCCCGATGTTTGGACAGTCTCCCTATACAGTAAATGCTGAACTGGCCTATATCGATCCGGAAGTTACCGGCCTTAAGATTAGTCTGAACTATAACATCTTTGGAGAAAGAATCGCAGTAGTAGGGGGAACAGATCCCAATATCTTCGAACAGCCTAGAGGATTGATGAACTTCACCCTCTCCAAAACTTTCAAAAGATTTACTGTTACTGCCAGAGCAAGAAACATTCTGGACCCAGCGTATCTCCTTACCCAGGAATACAATCCAGAAGGATCAAATAACAATCCATTTGTATTCAGAAGCTACCGTTTAGGAAGAACCTTCACGCTGGGAGCGTCTTTCAAATTATAA
- the chrA gene encoding chromate efflux transporter encodes MYPEIIRLFLKLGVSAFGGPAAHIAMMEEEFVSKRKWMSREHFLDLMGATNLIPGPNSTEMVMHLGLHRAGLAGMLLAGASFIFPAALMTLLLAVFYVAYGDLPQVEPFLMGIKPAVLVLILAALIKLGKKALKKQAYLILGIGVAAAGLWGLNEVFAILLGGFIGMIAIQAANKLNSIALFALPILSITQVSNEKLLTLFLSFLKIGAILFGSGYVLVAYLEGELVENLGWLTQQQLLDAIAAGQFTPGPVLTTATFVGYQVGGYWGALLATLGIFLPSFCFVYVLNPLIPKLRSSEWSAAFLDAVNVSALGIMAAVLISLTQQSVFTPFDWRALLVLAVGAFMQFGPKKFGAPYIVLMGAVLGWLLSFI; translated from the coding sequence ATGTACCCTGAGATCATTCGCCTATTCCTAAAATTAGGAGTGAGTGCATTCGGAGGTCCGGCTGCACATATAGCCATGATGGAGGAAGAGTTCGTGAGCAAACGCAAATGGATGAGCCGCGAACACTTCCTCGATCTCATGGGGGCCACCAATCTTATTCCAGGCCCGAATTCTACAGAAATGGTCATGCATTTGGGCCTGCATCGTGCAGGTCTGGCAGGAATGTTACTGGCTGGAGCCTCTTTCATATTCCCTGCGGCATTGATGACCTTATTACTTGCAGTCTTCTACGTTGCCTACGGAGACCTGCCACAGGTTGAGCCTTTTTTGATGGGGATTAAACCGGCTGTTCTGGTGCTTATCCTGGCTGCTCTGATTAAACTGGGAAAGAAGGCCTTAAAAAAGCAAGCTTATCTCATTTTGGGGATAGGAGTCGCAGCAGCAGGACTCTGGGGATTAAATGAAGTTTTTGCCATTCTCCTGGGCGGGTTTATAGGAATGATTGCGATTCAAGCAGCCAATAAACTTAACTCCATTGCCTTATTTGCTTTACCCATCCTTAGCATCACACAGGTATCCAATGAAAAACTCCTGACGCTATTCCTGAGTTTCTTAAAAATCGGAGCGATCCTTTTTGGAAGTGGCTATGTACTGGTCGCCTATCTGGAAGGAGAGTTGGTTGAAAATCTGGGATGGCTTACGCAACAACAATTACTGGATGCCATAGCTGCCGGACAATTTACTCCCGGACCCGTGCTTACTACCGCAACCTTTGTTGGCTATCAGGTCGGAGGATATTGGGGAGCGTTACTGGCAACACTTGGGATCTTTTTACCTTCCTTTTGTTTTGTTTATGTATTAAATCCTTTGATCCCAAAATTGAGAAGTTCTGAATGGTCAGCAGCTTTTCTGGATGCAGTCAATGTCAGTGCACTTGGGATTATGGCAGCCGTTTTAATCTCTTTGACACAACAAAGTGTTTTTACTCCTTTTGACTGGCGAGCATTATTGGTTTTGGCCGTAGGAGCTTTTATGCAATTTGGACCTAAAAAATTTGGGGCTCCCTATATCGTTTTGATGGGAGCAGTCTTAGGTTGGCTGCTCAGTTTTATTTAG
- a CDS encoding porin produces MKLNFRIQSLAMYEKVVGSTDGGTASLMIRRSRIKASGFILDPSFTYKVELGLTNRDIESTQRGDDTDNPGPILDMVLRWNFAGNWVLGFGQTKLPGNRERIVSSANLQFVDRSIVNSKFTTDRDAGFWLSHSTKGDFVVRNTFALTSGEGKNRNIAKNPNTKDGGLSYSYRLEALPFGLFNKKGEYFQGDLARESRPKLAIGAAYNFNNNTTRSQGQLGSYFLSDELKDIHTGFIDYVFKYRGFSLTGEYAIKHANDPITTDSEELTAKPVYVFKGYGLSSQTSYVFKNNIELAARYSILRPHEDIMDLRKNQRDLTFGISKYIHGHKLKVQADVTHSAYGDQETVVGRFQIETQF; encoded by the coding sequence ATGAAATTGAATTTTCGGATTCAATCTCTTGCAATGTATGAGAAGGTGGTGGGTAGCACTGACGGAGGAACTGCTTCTCTTATGATTCGTCGTTCACGGATCAAAGCTTCAGGATTTATCCTTGATCCTTCTTTTACTTATAAAGTAGAATTGGGACTGACCAATAGAGATATTGAGTCTACGCAAAGAGGAGATGATACTGATAATCCCGGTCCTATCCTTGATATGGTATTGAGATGGAATTTTGCAGGAAACTGGGTATTGGGTTTTGGTCAAACCAAATTGCCTGGTAACCGTGAGCGTATTGTTTCATCGGCAAATCTGCAATTTGTAGACCGTTCGATTGTAAACTCAAAATTCACTACGGATCGTGATGCAGGTTTTTGGTTGAGCCATTCAACCAAAGGAGATTTTGTAGTCCGCAATACGTTCGCCCTGACCTCGGGAGAAGGAAAAAACAGAAACATCGCAAAAAACCCGAATACCAAAGATGGTGGTCTTTCCTATTCTTATAGATTGGAAGCCCTGCCATTCGGTCTGTTCAATAAAAAAGGAGAGTATTTTCAAGGGGACCTGGCCAGAGAGTCAAGGCCTAAACTAGCCATAGGAGCTGCTTATAATTTCAACAATAATACCACACGCTCTCAGGGGCAATTGGGAAGTTATTTTCTTTCTGATGAACTCAAAGACATCCATACCGGATTCATTGATTATGTCTTCAAGTACAGGGGATTCTCTTTGACAGGAGAGTATGCCATCAAACATGCCAACGATCCTATTACCACTGACTCCGAAGAATTGACAGCTAAACCGGTGTATGTATTTAAAGGCTATGGCCTGTCTTCTCAAACCAGCTACGTGTTTAAAAATAACATCGAGCTAGCCGCTCGTTATTCCATCTTGAGACCGCATGAAGACATCATGGATTTGAGAAAAAATCAAAGAGATCTCACATTTGGAATCTCTAAATATATCCATGGTCATAAATTGAAAGTCCAGGCTGATGTAACCCATTCTGCTTATGGCGATCAGGAAACAGTGGTTGGAAGGTTTCAAATAGAAACTCAATTCTAA
- a CDS encoding Na/Pi symporter, with product MSANTNPGLKESEINSMNLAYKIGQLLVILFIFLVALNLMSGSFKLFGKGFAEELVSLTSNPFVSLFIGMLATAIIQSSSTTTTLIVALVASGEVGLIDAVPMIMGANIGTSVTSTIVSLGHIGNKEEYKRAVAGASVHDFFNIITVIIVFTIEVTTGALSSASLWLAEVIGPQEGEKVGSAIFFVKDTAKGIIELCGKNPYITLPLGLFALFFSLQFLSKILRSLLVGKIEENMNKYIFGRPLMSLLTGLISTTAVQSSSVTSSLMVPLVATDKITLERAFPFLMGANIGTTTTALMAALFLGGEAANAALACAFAHLLFNLFGVLILFPIHAVRRIPIMLAEGLGNLTLKNRLYGVGYVVIFFFVIPFVLISLTT from the coding sequence ATGTCTGCTAATACAAACCCCGGTCTAAAAGAATCAGAAATTAACTCCATGAATCTGGCCTATAAAATTGGTCAGCTTCTGGTTATTCTTTTCATATTTTTGGTTGCCCTGAACTTAATGAGCGGCAGCTTTAAATTATTTGGTAAAGGATTTGCCGAAGAATTAGTCAGTCTTACAAGCAATCCATTTGTCTCCCTATTTATAGGGATGCTTGCTACGGCTATTATTCAGAGTTCCTCTACCACAACAACCCTAATCGTGGCACTGGTGGCTTCCGGTGAAGTGGGTTTAATTGATGCCGTACCTATGATCATGGGAGCCAATATTGGTACCTCAGTAACCAGTACTATTGTCTCTCTGGGTCATATTGGAAACAAGGAAGAATACAAACGAGCTGTGGCGGGGGCAAGTGTCCATGACTTTTTCAATATCATAACCGTAATAATTGTTTTTACAATTGAAGTTACAACTGGAGCCTTAAGTTCAGCCTCACTCTGGTTGGCGGAAGTAATCGGTCCTCAGGAAGGAGAGAAAGTAGGAAGTGCGATCTTTTTTGTAAAAGATACGGCGAAAGGAATCATAGAGCTTTGCGGAAAGAATCCTTATATCACCCTTCCTTTAGGTTTGTTTGCTTTATTCTTTTCCTTGCAATTCCTGAGTAAGATATTGAGAAGTCTCCTGGTTGGAAAGATTGAGGAGAACATGAATAAATACATTTTCGGAAGACCTCTTATGTCTTTGTTGACGGGACTAATCAGTACTACTGCAGTTCAGTCGAGCTCTGTAACAAGTTCCTTGATGGTTCCTTTGGTTGCCACTGACAAAATCACCCTTGAAAGGGCCTTTCCCTTTCTGATGGGCGCAAATATTGGCACTACTACTACAGCCCTTATGGCTGCCCTCTTTTTGGGAGGTGAAGCAGCAAATGCAGCCCTGGCTTGTGCCTTTGCCCATTTGCTCTTCAATTTGTTTGGAGTGTTGATATTATTCCCGATACATGCGGTAAGACGCATTCCGATTATGTTGGCAGAAGGACTTGGAAATCTGACTTTAAAGAATCGTTTGTATGGCGTTGGCTATGTAGTGATATTCTTTTTCGTAATTCCTTTTGTATTGATTTCCCTGACAACCTAA
- a CDS encoding T9SS type A sorting domain-containing protein — protein MKNILSTFLLLSLCSFMFGQTNPEKTITGTAAGTGTTTWSSDTTYILDGFVFVNSGDTLTIEAGTIVKGLPGQGASASAFIVARGGYLDAQGTKENPIIFTAESDDTDNPIDLDPNTTGLWGGVIILGNASTNTVPGEQAIEGIPTTETRGLFGELNGTTDDADNSGIITFVSIRHGGTNIGGGNEINGFTMGGVGSGTTIDHVEVAFNQDDGFEWFGGTVNCSHLIAAFCGDDSYDYDMGWRGNVQFAFAIQSPDAGSDRIGEHDGGTSPETGAPFATPKFFNVTYIGRGDEQGKRMLTFRDNAGGEYHNSIFIDQDRGVDFEILGNGSEDSFDRLLAGELKLQNNIWWNIAENNADDIWTVTLGKFGTNGPDSTAAKADSLAQLAAGTDSVRAMLARTGQVVVDPGFPGLDRVDGNNGLDPRPRAAEAIFGPIMTPIPADPFFTEVDYLGAFDIDPAAFWANEWTYMDQLDYFPIPLGTLTSIDEEDLIKTIKIFPNPSHGQFTISATELTEETVSIQVFDIAGRLVFKGEERPLVGEINKRINLSAEPAGMYFVKVQQGKKLATGQLSLQ, from the coding sequence ATGAAGAACATTCTTTCTACTTTCCTATTGTTAAGCCTTTGCAGTTTTATGTTTGGGCAAACCAATCCTGAAAAGACAATCACAGGTACTGCTGCTGGTACGGGTACTACCACCTGGTCCAGTGATACTACCTACATCCTGGATGGATTTGTCTTTGTTAATTCAGGAGACACCTTGACTATAGAGGCAGGTACAATTGTTAAAGGTCTGCCAGGACAGGGAGCCAGTGCATCTGCGTTCATTGTAGCACGTGGGGGCTATCTGGACGCTCAGGGAACAAAAGAAAATCCCATCATTTTTACGGCTGAATCTGATGACACCGATAACCCTATTGACTTAGATCCAAATACAACCGGACTTTGGGGAGGAGTGATCATTCTTGGAAACGCCTCTACGAATACCGTTCCCGGAGAACAAGCGATTGAAGGGATTCCTACCACGGAGACGCGAGGACTTTTTGGAGAGCTAAATGGTACTACGGATGATGCCGACAACTCCGGTATCATCACCTTTGTATCTATTCGTCATGGTGGAACTAATATTGGTGGTGGAAATGAGATCAATGGATTCACCATGGGAGGTGTTGGAAGTGGAACTACCATTGATCATGTAGAAGTTGCCTTTAATCAGGATGATGGTTTTGAGTGGTTTGGTGGAACGGTTAACTGTAGCCACCTCATTGCTGCTTTCTGTGGAGATGATTCTTACGATTATGACATGGGATGGAGAGGAAACGTACAGTTTGCTTTCGCTATCCAGTCTCCTGATGCCGGTTCAGATCGTATTGGTGAGCATGATGGAGGAACCAGCCCTGAAACAGGTGCTCCTTTTGCGACTCCTAAATTCTTCAACGTAACCTACATTGGTCGTGGAGATGAGCAGGGAAAGAGAATGCTTACCTTCCGCGATAATGCAGGGGGTGAATACCACAATTCTATTTTTATTGATCAGGATAGAGGAGTTGATTTTGAAATTTTGGGGAACGGTTCAGAAGATAGCTTTGATCGCTTGCTGGCCGGAGAATTGAAATTGCAAAACAACATCTGGTGGAACATCGCAGAAAATAATGCGGATGACATCTGGACCGTTACGCTCGGAAAATTCGGCACCAATGGTCCTGATTCTACCGCTGCAAAAGCAGATTCTTTGGCTCAATTGGCAGCTGGGACTGATTCTGTAAGAGCTATGCTGGCAAGAACAGGTCAAGTTGTTGTTGACCCTGGTTTTCCCGGCCTGGACAGAGTTGATGGAAACAATGGCCTGGATCCTCGTCCAAGAGCCGCTGAAGCGATCTTCGGTCCTATCATGACTCCTATCCCTGCTGACCCATTCTTTACGGAAGTGGATTATCTGGGAGCCTTCGACATTGATCCAGCTGCTTTCTGGGCCAATGAATGGACCTATATGGATCAGCTGGATTACTTCCCCATACCATTAGGTACACTTACCAGTATTGACGAAGAAGATCTGATCAAAACAATAAAAATCTTCCCGAATCCTAGCCACGGACAATTCACAATTTCGGCAACTGAATTGACAGAAGAAACGGTATCCATACAAGTATTTGACATTGCTGGTCGTCTGGTTTTCAAAGGCGAAGAGCGTCCGCTTGTTGGTGAGATCAATAAAAGAATTAATCTTTCTGCAGAGCCTGCTGGTATGTACTTCGTGAAAGTACAGCAAGGTAAAAAACTTGCAACCGGACAACTGAGCCTGCAATAA
- a CDS encoding response regulator transcription factor encodes MSAQKILIADDEKDILDLLEYNLEKGGYEVLRANSGKEVLDLVKDQSPDLFLLDIGMPDIDGIQLCYQLKEMSQHKTSIIAFLTAKLEEYVEVAAFEAGADDFIIKPIKPRALLARIRNLFKRTYTKVAERAELKIFDLKISPDSYTVSHAGDEFSLSKLEFDLLYFLASHPGKVYSREQLLSSVWPDTIVQLRTIDVHIRKLRKLIGKTYIDTVKGVGYKFKTNR; translated from the coding sequence ATGAGTGCACAGAAAATACTGATTGCGGATGATGAAAAAGATATCCTTGATCTGCTTGAATATAATCTTGAGAAAGGTGGATATGAGGTACTTCGTGCAAACTCTGGGAAGGAGGTATTAGACCTTGTAAAAGATCAATCCCCTGATCTGTTTCTTCTTGACATAGGTATGCCAGACATAGATGGCATACAGCTGTGCTACCAATTGAAAGAGATGTCTCAGCATAAGACCAGCATCATAGCATTCCTGACTGCAAAATTGGAAGAATATGTGGAGGTCGCAGCTTTCGAAGCTGGAGCAGATGATTTCATTATCAAACCGATTAAGCCACGTGCTCTCCTGGCACGGATACGGAATCTTTTTAAGAGAACTTATACAAAAGTCGCAGAAAGAGCTGAATTAAAAATCTTTGACCTTAAAATAAGTCCGGACTCTTATACGGTCTCTCATGCCGGAGATGAGTTTAGTTTATCCAAGCTTGAATTTGATTTATTGTATTTCCTGGCTTCCCATCCGGGCAAAGTTTACAGCCGTGAGCAACTATTGTCATCAGTATGGCCAGATACAATTGTCCAACTAAGGACGATAGATGTGCATATTCGAAAATTGCGCAAACTCATTGGAAAAACCTATATAGATACTGTAAAGGGGGTTGGTTACAAATTCAAAACAAACCGGTAA